One Longimicrobium sp. DNA segment encodes these proteins:
- a CDS encoding carboxypeptidase-like regulatory domain-containing protein — protein sequence MNRASRCVVLLIAALAGLLAPRAAWAQVTTGSLSGTVASSTGEPVAGASVTAVHQPSGTRYSGATRADGRFQLPGMRVGGPYTVTVARLGLGTQSRQGVTVNLGSTTDLSFRLAEATLVLDEVTVQGQRAGAVFSPDRTGAATTVAREQIDAMPTVNRRIEDFARLTPQASSGLSFAGTDNRLNNITVDGSYFNNSFGLAGAPGQRTGVAPISLDAIEQVQVNVAPFDVRQGNFVGAGVNTVTRSGTNELHGALRFDFRDEGLVGD from the coding sequence ATGAACCGAGCATCTCGTTGTGTGGTGCTGCTGATCGCGGCGCTGGCCGGGTTGCTGGCGCCCCGGGCGGCATGGGCCCAGGTGACCACCGGGTCGCTCAGCGGCACGGTGGCCTCGAGCACCGGCGAGCCCGTGGCGGGCGCCAGCGTGACCGCCGTCCACCAGCCCTCCGGAACCCGGTACTCGGGTGCCACCCGGGCCGATGGACGGTTCCAGCTTCCGGGAATGCGCGTCGGCGGGCCGTACACCGTCACCGTGGCGCGCCTGGGGCTGGGCACCCAGAGCCGCCAGGGGGTCACCGTGAACCTGGGTTCCACCACCGACCTGTCGTTCCGCCTGGCCGAGGCGACCCTGGTCCTGGACGAGGTGACGGTGCAGGGGCAGCGGGCGGGCGCCGTGTTCAGCCCCGACCGGACCGGGGCGGCGACGACGGTTGCGCGCGAGCAGATCGACGCCATGCCCACGGTCAACCGCCGCATCGAGGACTTCGCCCGGCTGACCCCGCAGGCGAGCAGCGGGCTGTCGTTCGCGGGCACCGACAACCGGCTGAACAACATCACGGTCGACGGTTCGTACTTCAACAACTCGTTCGGCCTGGCGGGCGCGCCGGGGCAGCGGACGGGCGTGGCGCCGATCTCCCTGGACGCCATCGAGCAGGTGCAGGTGAACGTGGCGCCCTTCGACGTGCGCCAGGGCAACTTCGTGGGCGCGGGGGTGAACACCGTTACCCGCAGCGGCACCAACGAGCTGCATGGCGCGCTGCGGTTCGACTTCCGCGACGAGGGGCTGGTGGGCGACCA